In Sinorhizobium mexicanum, one DNA window encodes the following:
- a CDS encoding 4Fe-4S binding protein produces the protein MPLQSLVRALTVLCIALLVAFPSMAGQLSEKLQKVQPGEIFPGATRFGEATGDPPIAPIFRGEELLGYAFLNSDVTSSVGYSGKPIHIVVGIDPKGIVRGLKLVEHKEPIVLIGIPEAKVVASVNSLIGKDLGRVSAGAERPPQVDIVSGATVTVLVMGDSIVRSALKLIRSNRLGAETAALAGPSAEIRRVDPGTSNVSDWQTLVGDGSVRSLRLTVGEVSDAFRQAGQPSAAEHPETRKPGDRFIDLYIAPVSVPSIGRSLLGEARYEQMRAKLKPGEEAIIVAGDGAYSFKGSGYVRGGIFDRIELLQDGQGLRFRDRYHTRLPALAAAGAPHLREIALFVVPADFGFDVTAPWELQLLVQRSSVGREKAVLPYNLGYTLPDAYVKVEAAPAPPPPVEPSAAEPGEPLALSEPLWMKMWDMNRTSVAIAAAAVLVLTLIFFFQDWLVKRPVLFGWVRRGYLTFTLVWLGWYANAQLSVVNVLTFFNSLVTGFHWEFFLSAPLVFLLWASVAAALLFWGRGPFCGWLCPFGALQELTNNIAQWLKVPQVRVPWGLHERLWPIKYIIFLGLFGLSLYSLALAEMFSEVEPFKTAIILKFAREWPFVIFALTVLAAGLFIERFYCRYLCPLGAALAIPGRIRMFEWLKRWPECGSPCQRCAKECPVQSIHPEGGINVNECIYCMHCQELYHDDQRCPHMIQVRLKREKFMALSTPASRGEAPAKTAVTHKGVPIRRPEKTPEIPSDANIQGEA, from the coding sequence ATGCCTTTGCAAAGCCTTGTCCGCGCTCTCACCGTTCTCTGTATCGCCCTGCTTGTGGCCTTTCCAAGCATGGCCGGCCAGCTGTCCGAAAAGCTTCAAAAGGTGCAGCCGGGGGAAATCTTCCCTGGAGCAACCCGTTTCGGCGAGGCGACAGGCGACCCGCCGATTGCGCCGATTTTCCGCGGCGAGGAGTTGTTGGGATACGCCTTTCTCAACTCCGACGTTACGAGCTCGGTCGGCTATTCCGGCAAGCCGATCCATATTGTCGTCGGCATTGATCCCAAGGGCATCGTACGCGGGCTGAAGCTGGTCGAGCACAAGGAACCGATCGTCCTCATCGGCATTCCGGAGGCCAAGGTTGTCGCTTCCGTCAATTCATTGATAGGCAAAGATCTGGGCCGCGTCTCGGCAGGTGCCGAACGGCCGCCGCAGGTCGACATCGTCAGCGGCGCAACCGTTACTGTCCTCGTCATGGGCGACAGCATCGTCCGCTCCGCTCTCAAGCTCATCCGCAGCAACAGGCTCGGCGCGGAGACCGCTGCCCTGGCTGGGCCTTCCGCCGAGATCCGCCGGGTGGATCCTGGCACGAGCAACGTGAGCGATTGGCAGACCCTTGTCGGTGACGGTTCGGTCAGAAGCCTTCGGCTGACGGTCGGAGAGGTGTCGGATGCATTCCGGCAGGCGGGGCAGCCAAGCGCAGCCGAGCACCCGGAGACGCGCAAGCCGGGTGACAGGTTCATCGACCTTTACATCGCGCCAGTCAGCGTCCCGAGCATTGGACGGTCGCTGCTGGGCGAAGCGCGCTATGAGCAGATGCGCGCCAAACTCAAGCCCGGCGAAGAAGCGATCATCGTGGCGGGGGACGGCGCCTATTCATTCAAGGGATCAGGTTACGTTCGAGGCGGCATTTTCGACCGGATCGAGCTCCTGCAGGATGGCCAGGGGCTGCGGTTCCGAGACCGCTATCACACGCGTCTGCCGGCACTTGCAGCCGCCGGCGCTCCGCATCTTCGCGAAATCGCGCTTTTCGTGGTTCCGGCAGACTTCGGCTTCGATGTGACGGCTCCCTGGGAACTGCAGTTGCTGGTCCAGCGCAGTTCGGTAGGGCGCGAGAAGGCAGTGCTTCCCTATAATCTTGGCTACACGCTTCCCGATGCTTACGTGAAGGTCGAAGCAGCGCCGGCACCGCCGCCGCCTGTTGAGCCGAGCGCCGCCGAGCCGGGCGAACCGCTTGCTTTAAGCGAGCCCCTTTGGATGAAGATGTGGGATATGAACCGCACATCGGTGGCGATTGCCGCCGCAGCGGTGCTCGTCCTCACCCTCATCTTCTTCTTCCAGGACTGGCTCGTGAAACGACCGGTGTTGTTCGGGTGGGTGAGGCGTGGCTATCTCACCTTCACGCTTGTCTGGCTCGGCTGGTATGCCAATGCCCAGCTCTCCGTCGTCAACGTCCTGACCTTCTTCAACTCTCTTGTGACGGGTTTCCACTGGGAGTTCTTTCTCTCCGCGCCCCTGGTCTTCCTCCTGTGGGCAAGCGTTGCCGCCGCGTTGCTGTTCTGGGGGCGCGGTCCGTTCTGCGGATGGCTATGCCCGTTCGGCGCCTTGCAGGAACTGACCAACAACATTGCACAGTGGCTGAAAGTGCCGCAGGTCCGCGTACCCTGGGGACTGCATGAACGCCTCTGGCCGATCAAGTACATCATCTTCCTCGGCCTGTTCGGCCTTTCGCTCTATTCGCTCGCGCTTGCTGAAATGTTCTCGGAAGTGGAACCGTTCAAGACGGCCATCATTCTGAAATTCGCGCGCGAATGGCCCTTCGTCATCTTTGCGCTGACCGTGCTCGCCGCCGGGCTGTTCATCGAACGGTTCTATTGCCGCTACCTTTGCCCTCTGGGCGCCGCCCTCGCCATACCAGGGCGAATCCGGATGTTCGAGTGGCTGAAGCGGTGGCCGGAATGCGGTTCGCCCTGCCAGCGCTGCGCGAAGGAATGCCCCGTCCAGTCGATCCACCCGGAGGGCGGAATCAACGTCAACGAGTGCATCTACTGCATGCACTGCCAGGAGCTTTACCACGACGATCAGCGTTGTCCGCACATGATCCAGGTGCGGCTGAAACGCGAAAAGTTCATGGCGCTTTCCACCCCGGCTTCACGGGGGGAGGCGCCGGCGAAAACCGCCGTGACCCACAAGGGGGTCCCGATCAGGAGACCCGAGAAGACACCGGAAATCCCGTCTGACGCCAACATCCAAGGAGAGGCATAA
- a CDS encoding pseudoazurin, translated as MRSMTKFLVGAAFLSVLSVPAFAADHEIKMLNKGAEGVMVFEPSILRANPGDTVTFVPADKGHNAETVKDMIPQGAEPFKGKINEAVKVTLTQEGIYVVKCTPHFSMGMVAVVVVGEAPANVEQVKAAKFPKKARERIDAALSDL; from the coding sequence ATGCGTTCCATGACCAAGTTCCTCGTCGGTGCAGCGTTCCTGAGTGTCCTGAGCGTTCCCGCTTTTGCCGCCGACCATGAGATCAAGATGCTCAACAAGGGCGCGGAAGGCGTGATGGTCTTCGAACCGTCGATACTCAGGGCCAACCCGGGAGATACCGTGACTTTTGTGCCTGCGGACAAGGGCCACAATGCCGAAACGGTCAAGGACATGATCCCGCAGGGTGCCGAACCGTTCAAAGGGAAGATAAACGAAGCGGTTAAAGTGACCCTGACCCAGGAAGGCATCTACGTGGTCAAGTGCACGCCGCACTTCAGCATGGGCATGGTTGCCGTCGTTGTCGTCGGCGAGGCACCGGCCAATGTCGAGCAAGTCAAGGCCGCAAAGTTCCCGAAGAAGGCACGTGAACGAATCGACGCCGCGCTCAGCGACCTTTGA
- a CDS encoding TetR/AcrR family transcriptional regulator has product MNSKTQARGYHHGDLRSALIEAGLVLLEREGPAGVSLRAVARQAGVSQAAPYAHFAGKRELMSAIAAVGFSRLRDMIAPLASDPASGIGDLGVAYIDFAKANPGLYTLMFGSREHIDSGDVHLSLASRQAFELLAVKAGRKGPNAFDDPGPIAAWSLVHGLVTLLMNEKIPAEMNERLPEILRLLEPGIAEHTRE; this is encoded by the coding sequence ATGAACTCGAAAACACAAGCGCGAGGATATCACCACGGTGATCTACGCTCCGCGCTGATCGAGGCAGGGTTAGTGCTGCTCGAGCGCGAAGGCCCAGCAGGAGTAAGTTTACGTGCCGTGGCGCGCCAAGCTGGTGTCAGCCAGGCCGCTCCTTACGCGCACTTCGCCGGCAAGCGCGAACTGATGTCAGCCATTGCCGCCGTGGGATTTTCTAGGCTGCGAGATATGATTGCGCCGCTTGCATCCGACCCCGCCAGCGGCATCGGTGATCTTGGCGTTGCCTACATCGACTTCGCAAAAGCCAACCCGGGCCTTTACACGCTGATGTTTGGATCCCGGGAACACATCGACAGCGGAGACGTGCATTTGTCTCTAGCCAGTCGTCAAGCCTTTGAACTTCTTGCCGTGAAGGCGGGTCGGAAAGGGCCGAATGCATTTGACGATCCCGGCCCGATTGCCGCTTGGTCTTTGGTGCATGGGCTCGTGACGCTTCTGATGAACGAGAAGATCCCGGCAGAAATGAACGAACGCCTGCCAGAAATCCTTCGGCTGCTGGAGCCGGGGATTGCCGAGCACACTCGCGAATGA
- a CDS encoding efflux RND transporter permease subunit — protein sequence MIEFFIRRPIFASAIAIVMTLAGAICYFLLPVSQFPDITPPQIVVSANYPGASAQVVADTVTTPLEQQINGVPGMLYMSSTSSNDGSSRIIISFDVGYPIDVAALDVQNRVSQAASSLPALVNQSGVTIAKQIPNFTVLVSLDSPDDSVDFASVSNYAYLQILDPLKRLPGVGDVQLFGERRYSMRVWLDPDRMANLGITAVDVQNVIEEQNVQVAGGKIGQSPAPAGTPFEMQINALGRLSDPEQFGDIVLRADQGTGATIRLRDVARIELGALLYSSSVTFNGKESVVLAVFQAPGSNALDLQSRVKAKMDELSQRFPEGIAYHMFYDTTRFVSAAMQDVVITLVEALALVIAVVFIFLQNVRTTIIPTIAIPVSLIATLIVMYLLGFSLNMLSLLGMVLAIGLVVDDAIVVVENVERQLESGLPPLAATHKAMQEVTGPIIATTAVLLAVFVPVAFIPGVAGSLYNQFALTVAISVAFSAFNSLTLSPALSAAFLRHRGAARFVLFRWFNTGFHWLSHAYAHSIARLVRWRWALFGLFLIAIGSTYALWQRIPSTFLPVEDQGYFFVVIQLPDGASIERTEAVARQSEEILRGTAGVDFVGSVVGFNFLSFASQSNSAVQFAVLKPWDERPPEEGASALREAVQPILLQIPDALVLAFDPPSIQGLGATGGFEFQVEDLGGHSSVALNDATQALIAEARKQPEINPHQLFTAFSTSSPQFNYDLDRDKAKQLGLNLPDIFNTLQIYFGSLYVNDFNLFGRTFRVTLQADQSARSNPADISRLYVRNSAGDMVPLSTLGALKPTVGPETVSHYNNYPSALVNGAAAPGYSSSQAVAAMERAAAATLPRDFGFEWTGITYQEIRAGSIAALVFALAIIFCFLILAAQYESWSMPFMVLLSVPLALLGALLALWLRAKQIDVYSQIGFVMLVGLAAKNAILIVEFAKRRRQEGLDIITAAAEAARLRLRPILMTAFAFILGVVPLMYATGAGAASRQSIGTTVFGGMLMDTVLTLIFVPVFYAVIEQWREGLSPAKGQREPEAAE from the coding sequence ATGATCGAGTTCTTTATCCGCCGACCGATTTTCGCCTCTGCTATCGCCATCGTCATGACGCTTGCGGGCGCCATTTGCTATTTCCTGCTGCCGGTGTCGCAGTTCCCGGACATTACGCCGCCGCAGATCGTCGTCTCCGCCAACTATCCGGGCGCCAGCGCCCAGGTCGTCGCCGATACCGTCACCACTCCGCTCGAACAGCAGATCAACGGCGTGCCGGGCATGCTCTACATGTCTTCGACGAGCTCCAATGACGGCTCTTCGAGGATCATCATCTCCTTCGACGTCGGCTATCCGATCGACGTCGCGGCGCTCGACGTGCAGAACCGCGTTTCGCAAGCAGCGTCCTCGCTTCCGGCCCTGGTCAACCAGAGCGGGGTGACGATCGCCAAGCAGATACCGAACTTCACCGTGCTGGTCAGCCTCGATTCGCCCGATGACTCCGTCGATTTCGCGTCCGTCAGCAACTATGCCTACCTGCAGATCCTCGATCCGCTCAAGCGCCTGCCGGGTGTCGGCGATGTCCAGCTCTTCGGCGAGCGGCGTTACTCGATGCGCGTTTGGCTCGATCCGGACCGGATGGCCAATCTGGGCATCACCGCGGTCGACGTGCAGAACGTCATCGAGGAGCAGAACGTCCAGGTTGCCGGCGGAAAGATCGGGCAGTCCCCGGCGCCGGCCGGCACACCCTTCGAGATGCAGATCAATGCACTCGGGCGGCTGAGCGATCCCGAGCAATTCGGCGATATTGTGCTGCGGGCTGACCAAGGCACGGGGGCGACGATCCGGCTGCGCGACGTGGCACGCATCGAGCTCGGTGCCCTGCTCTATTCTTCATCGGTAACCTTCAACGGCAAGGAGAGCGTCGTCCTGGCAGTGTTCCAGGCGCCTGGATCGAACGCTCTCGATCTCCAGAGCCGGGTCAAGGCCAAGATGGACGAACTGTCGCAGCGCTTCCCCGAAGGTATCGCCTACCACATGTTCTACGACACCACGCGCTTCGTGTCCGCGGCGATGCAGGATGTGGTGATCACGCTGGTCGAGGCGCTGGCTCTCGTCATCGCGGTCGTCTTCATCTTCCTCCAGAACGTGCGCACCACGATTATCCCGACGATCGCCATTCCGGTGTCGCTGATCGCGACGCTCATCGTCATGTACCTGCTCGGCTTCTCGTTGAACATGCTGAGCCTGCTCGGAATGGTGCTCGCCATCGGCCTTGTGGTCGACGATGCGATCGTGGTGGTCGAGAACGTCGAGCGACAGTTAGAGTCCGGCCTGCCACCACTCGCCGCAACGCACAAGGCAATGCAGGAGGTGACGGGACCGATCATCGCGACGACCGCCGTGCTTCTGGCCGTCTTTGTGCCGGTCGCCTTCATTCCGGGTGTTGCGGGAAGCCTTTACAATCAGTTCGCCCTGACGGTCGCGATCTCGGTTGCGTTCTCCGCATTCAATTCGCTGACGCTCAGTCCCGCGCTCAGCGCCGCGTTCCTGCGCCATCGCGGAGCGGCGCGGTTCGTGCTGTTCCGCTGGTTCAACACCGGTTTTCACTGGCTCTCGCATGCGTATGCGCACAGCATTGCGAGACTCGTCCGGTGGCGTTGGGCGCTGTTCGGACTCTTCCTGATCGCCATCGGTTCCACCTACGCATTGTGGCAGCGCATTCCCTCGACCTTCCTGCCGGTCGAAGACCAGGGATATTTCTTCGTGGTCATCCAACTCCCCGACGGCGCGTCGATAGAACGAACCGAAGCCGTCGCGAGGCAGTCGGAGGAAATCCTTCGCGGCACGGCGGGCGTGGATTTCGTCGGCTCCGTAGTCGGCTTCAATTTCCTGAGTTTCGCAAGTCAGTCGAATTCCGCGGTGCAGTTTGCGGTCCTGAAGCCATGGGACGAGCGGCCCCCCGAAGAGGGCGCGTCGGCGCTGCGCGAAGCGGTGCAGCCGATCCTCTTGCAGATCCCCGACGCTCTGGTGCTCGCCTTCGATCCGCCGTCGATACAAGGGCTCGGCGCAACGGGCGGTTTTGAATTCCAGGTCGAGGACCTCGGCGGCCACAGCAGCGTGGCGCTGAACGACGCCACGCAGGCCCTGATCGCCGAAGCACGAAAGCAGCCGGAAATCAATCCGCACCAGCTCTTCACCGCGTTCAGCACGTCGAGCCCGCAATTCAACTATGACCTCGACCGGGACAAGGCAAAGCAGTTGGGCCTCAACCTGCCGGATATATTCAACACCTTGCAGATCTATTTCGGCTCGCTTTATGTCAACGACTTCAACCTGTTCGGTCGCACTTTTCGTGTAACGCTGCAGGCCGATCAAAGCGCTCGCTCCAATCCCGCCGACATTTCCCGGCTTTACGTGCGCAATTCGGCTGGCGACATGGTGCCGCTCAGCACGCTCGGGGCGCTGAAGCCGACCGTCGGCCCCGAAACCGTCAGCCACTACAACAACTATCCGTCTGCGCTCGTAAATGGCGCGGCCGCGCCGGGCTACAGTTCGAGCCAGGCGGTGGCCGCGATGGAGCGCGCCGCCGCGGCCACTCTGCCGCGGGACTTCGGCTTCGAATGGACGGGCATCACCTATCAGGAGATCAGGGCCGGATCGATCGCCGCGCTCGTCTTCGCGCTGGCAATAATCTTTTGTTTCCTGATCCTGGCGGCGCAGTATGAAAGCTGGTCGATGCCCTTCATGGTGCTGCTTTCCGTGCCGCTCGCTCTCCTCGGCGCCCTGCTCGCCCTGTGGCTGCGCGCCAAGCAGATCGACGTCTACTCGCAGATCGGCTTCGTGATGCTGGTTGGCCTTGCCGCGAAAAACGCTATTCTGATCGTCGAGTTCGCCAAGCGGCGCCGACAGGAAGGCTTGGACATCATCACGGCCGCTGCCGAGGCGGCCCGCCTGCGGCTACGGCCGATTTTGATGACGGCGTTCGCCTTCATTCTCGGCGTCGTCCCGCTGATGTACGCGACGGGCGCCGGTGCCGCCAGCAGGCAGTCGATCGGCACGACGGTGTTTGGCGGTATGCTCATGGACACCGTTCTGACACTTATTTTTGTCCCGGTTTTCTATGCTGTCATTGAGCAATGGCGGGAAGGGCTTAGCCCTGCCAAGGGGCAGCGGGAGCCCGAAGCGGCCGAATAG
- a CDS encoding DUF2214 family protein, whose amino-acid sequence MFTDLVLASAHHLLVFLLAAIIAMEAVIVRPDMSGEGARFLSRIDAYYGATAALVLLIGIGRVLFGLKGWEAYVYNWAFWLKMAAFVVVGLLSIRPTLQIRKWRKNADEGAFTPLPEDVAKVRGSILAQIGVFALIPVLAATMARYGY is encoded by the coding sequence ATGTTCACGGATCTTGTCCTCGCTAGCGCCCACCACCTCCTGGTCTTCTTGCTGGCGGCGATCATCGCGATGGAAGCAGTGATTGTGCGGCCGGATATGTCCGGGGAAGGCGCCAGGTTCCTCTCCCGTATCGACGCGTATTACGGCGCGACCGCCGCGCTTGTGCTCCTCATCGGGATCGGCCGCGTCCTCTTCGGACTCAAGGGATGGGAAGCATATGTTTACAATTGGGCGTTCTGGCTGAAGATGGCGGCCTTTGTCGTGGTCGGGCTCCTCTCCATCAGGCCCACGCTGCAAATCCGCAAGTGGAGAAAGAACGCGGACGAAGGCGCGTTCACCCCGCTACCCGAGGACGTTGCCAAGGTGCGCGGCTCCATTCTGGCGCAGATCGGCGTCTTCGCGCTCATTCCAGTTCTGGCGGCGACGATGGCTCGCTACGGTTATTGA
- a CDS encoding methyl-accepting chemotaxis protein, with the protein MRLSDVSLTKRILWCVALPALVAAWLAYGRVEASLASYRDAAHLVKISDYISILGDAVHSLQMERAATALFLANNPSGDDAPLSAARRGFDGRAETALAAASKLAIDQDATLREARQQLAALRGRVDRRELAPAESNAQYSQFVSRLLAMLRALTNGGRIDDALAGKVEAYNLFSLAKEYAGQERAAGNALIATGLADREGLLRLAKLYGAQTMLLNEFVTKLPAFADRAKTVTPEASAPLAEIRKVLLATGEGGDLSALDAAEWYRLASARINTMHEVEKALLEDTRADAGDLARRQMTALLAIGGGLTVALSAATCVSVLIALGVVRPIRELTKAIERLADGDAGTTVGQTDAKDEVGAMGRAVAKAVEVARRQAEAQREEDQRRAAERQAEARARDEERVARARDLEQALDNVNRGLDELSRGNLRFRIAQTLAPDFDALRTAFNGSVETLERLVSLAGENANVIDGSCAELRTAADDLARRTGSQATALEEAAAALEEVATAVKMSSVGADEAQRSVGIASSDAAEAIRVVAETVGAMHDIANSSQRIGQIIGAIDEIAFQTNLLALNAGVEAARAGEAGKGFAVVAQEVRELAQRSAAAAREIKTLIDQATNDVSAGVALVGKTGEALSGIERHVQLISRQVLTIAQSAKEQASALGEITATVSQLDQITQQNASMVEETTAASESLAVEAGKLRNQLATFQTGQGRVERHWQANAA; encoded by the coding sequence ATGCGTTTGTCGGACGTCTCGCTGACCAAGCGAATCCTCTGGTGTGTTGCCCTGCCGGCGCTCGTCGCTGCCTGGCTCGCCTATGGGCGGGTCGAGGCGAGCCTGGCGAGCTACCGGGACGCCGCGCACCTGGTGAAGATCAGCGATTACATATCGATCCTTGGGGACGCAGTACACTCCCTGCAGATGGAGCGCGCTGCGACGGCTCTGTTTCTCGCAAATAATCCGAGTGGCGATGATGCACCTCTGAGTGCCGCGCGGCGTGGTTTCGACGGGCGCGCGGAAACGGCTTTGGCTGCCGCGTCGAAACTCGCCATCGATCAGGATGCCACCTTGCGAGAGGCGAGACAGCAGCTTGCAGCGCTGCGCGGGCGCGTCGACCGGCGTGAGTTGGCGCCGGCGGAGAGCAATGCGCAGTACAGCCAGTTCGTTTCCCGCTTGCTGGCCATGCTGCGGGCGCTCACCAATGGCGGGCGCATCGACGATGCGCTTGCCGGGAAGGTGGAAGCCTACAACCTCTTCTCGTTGGCGAAGGAATATGCGGGCCAGGAACGGGCGGCAGGCAATGCGTTGATCGCCACAGGTCTGGCTGATCGCGAGGGCCTGCTCCGCTTGGCCAAGCTCTATGGCGCACAGACGATGCTGCTCAATGAGTTCGTCACCAAGTTGCCGGCCTTCGCGGATCGGGCGAAAACCGTCACACCGGAGGCCTCGGCACCGCTGGCGGAAATCCGGAAGGTGCTGTTGGCAACCGGCGAAGGGGGAGACCTCTCCGCCCTTGATGCCGCCGAATGGTATCGTCTGGCGAGTGCACGGATCAACACAATGCACGAGGTCGAGAAGGCGCTGCTCGAGGATACGCGCGCGGACGCGGGTGACCTCGCCCGACGGCAGATGACGGCTCTGCTGGCGATTGGTGGCGGCCTGACCGTCGCGCTCTCCGCCGCCACCTGTGTATCTGTGCTGATCGCGCTCGGAGTGGTCCGACCGATCCGGGAACTCACCAAGGCAATCGAGCGTCTCGCTGACGGCGATGCCGGGACGACAGTAGGCCAGACGGATGCCAAGGATGAGGTTGGAGCCATGGGGCGCGCAGTCGCCAAGGCCGTAGAGGTAGCCAGGCGCCAGGCGGAAGCACAGCGCGAGGAGGATCAGCGTCGTGCGGCGGAACGACAGGCGGAGGCGCGGGCGCGCGATGAAGAGCGGGTTGCACGGGCAAGGGACCTCGAACAGGCGCTGGACAATGTAAACCGCGGTTTGGACGAACTTTCCCGGGGGAACCTGCGCTTCCGGATCGCCCAGACGCTCGCCCCGGACTTCGACGCGCTTCGGACGGCCTTCAACGGGTCGGTCGAGACGCTGGAGCGGCTCGTTTCTCTCGCTGGCGAGAATGCGAATGTCATTGACGGCAGTTGCGCAGAGTTGCGGACGGCCGCGGACGACCTCGCGCGGCGCACGGGCAGCCAGGCGACAGCATTGGAGGAAGCGGCCGCCGCTCTGGAGGAGGTCGCGACTGCGGTCAAGATGTCATCGGTTGGCGCTGACGAGGCACAGCGCTCGGTCGGCATCGCAAGCAGCGATGCGGCCGAGGCGATCCGTGTCGTCGCCGAAACCGTCGGCGCGATGCACGACATTGCCAATTCCTCGCAGCGGATTGGACAGATCATCGGTGCGATCGACGAGATCGCCTTCCAGACCAATCTGCTGGCGCTCAATGCCGGGGTCGAGGCGGCGCGTGCAGGCGAAGCGGGCAAGGGATTTGCTGTCGTAGCGCAGGAGGTTAGAGAACTGGCGCAGCGTTCAGCCGCCGCAGCGCGGGAGATCAAGACGTTGATAGACCAGGCGACGAACGACGTTTCGGCTGGCGTCGCCCTAGTGGGCAAGACCGGTGAGGCGCTTTCCGGTATCGAGCGCCACGTGCAGCTTATCAGCAGGCAGGTTCTCACCATCGCACAGTCTGCCAAGGAACAGGCCTCGGCGCTGGGCGAGATTACTGCCACGGTCAGCCAGCTTGACCAGATCACCCAGCAGAATGCCAGCATGGTCGAGGAGACGACAGCCGCCTCGGAAAGCCTGGCAGTGGAGGCTGGCAAGCTGCGCAATCAACTGGCGACCTTCCAGACGGGGCAGGGCAGGGTGGAGAGGCACTGGCAAGCCAATGCCGCCTGA
- a CDS encoding ferritin-like domain-containing protein, whose translation MPDKKTEPWTMASMDELLAFARAMEQEAIDGYVSLAARMRLENRPDLAAVFGRLIAEEEGHLGNVDRWLGGRTPLPVTLPEPLFDDEGAGLVAPELLTSYRAFSMAVRNEERAFVFWSYAAAHAPNDEIRHAAERLAMEELGHVATLRRERRRAFHAMRHADAQADKGNLPTLEQRLSSLLMKQADSVGALVAERLRAHSAEAAERAQHLSREPSAETPLLQHVPQNVTERLVPLCEFLLDCYLDLAERERTEAGRKRAQTFAGDMIRCLQGVRALPIP comes from the coding sequence ATGCCAGACAAGAAGACGGAACCATGGACAATGGCGTCGATGGACGAATTGCTCGCCTTTGCGCGGGCCATGGAACAAGAGGCGATCGACGGCTACGTTTCGCTGGCGGCGCGCATGCGGTTAGAAAACCGTCCCGATTTGGCGGCTGTGTTCGGCCGCCTGATCGCTGAAGAAGAGGGACATCTCGGGAATGTCGATCGGTGGCTCGGTGGCCGGACACCGCTACCCGTCACGCTGCCTGAACCGCTCTTCGACGACGAAGGTGCCGGGCTCGTTGCTCCGGAGCTGCTGACCTCGTACCGCGCTTTTTCCATGGCGGTTCGCAACGAGGAAAGAGCATTCGTATTCTGGAGCTATGCGGCCGCCCATGCGCCAAACGACGAGATAAGGCATGCCGCGGAGCGACTGGCCATGGAAGAGCTGGGCCATGTCGCAACGCTCCGGCGAGAACGACGCCGGGCGTTCCACGCAATGCGCCACGCCGACGCGCAGGCCGACAAGGGGAATTTGCCGACTCTGGAGCAACGACTTTCCAGCCTCCTGATGAAACAGGCCGATTCGGTTGGGGCACTGGTTGCGGAGCGCTTGCGCGCGCATTCGGCGGAAGCAGCCGAGCGGGCGCAGCATCTTTCGCGAGAACCATCCGCCGAAACGCCTCTCCTGCAGCACGTGCCGCAGAATGTCACGGAGCGATTGGTCCCGCTTTGTGAGTTCCTCCTCGATTGCTACCTCGACTTGGCGGAACGGGAGCGCACGGAGGCAGGACGGAAGCGGGCGCAGACGTTTGCGGGCGACATGATCCGCTGTCTGCAGGGTGTGCGGGCGCTTCCGATCCCGTAA